From a region of the Zingiber officinale cultivar Zhangliang chromosome 10B, Zo_v1.1, whole genome shotgun sequence genome:
- the LOC122028592 gene encoding LRR receptor-like serine/threonine-protein kinase RGI3 produces the protein MEFPPLQSQNPSSALLPPPLNPNMGWLPPNLCAILFLVFTSFFFFFFINCLAIDEQGQALLSWKLTLSSSSDVLSSWNSSDPNPCKWFGVACNSRLEVISLKIELVDLKGPLPSNLQSLKSLKMIILSEANFTGHIPVEFGEYRELTFLDLSKNQIAGEIPAEICKLTKLQTLALHSNFLQGAIPADIGNLPSLTHLTLYDNYISGEVPASVGKLERLEVFRAGGNQNLRGSLPAEIGNCRSLVMLGLAETGLSGRLPSTIGLLKRIQTIAIYTSQLSGPIPGEIGNCTELTKLYLYQNSLSGPIPPEIGRLRNLQTLLLWQNNLVGAIPPELGQCEQLVLLDLSLNSLTGSIPRSVGNLRNLQQLQLSTNQLAGAIPSEMSNCTALTDIEVDNNDLSGEIGIDFTRLVNLTLFYAWQNKLTGSIPASLAQCRNLQSMDLSYNNLTGSIPKELFGLQNLTKLLLLSNELTGFVQPEIGNCTNLFRLRLNDNLLGGAIPAEISKLENLNFLDMSRNRLVGPIPAAISGCHNLEFLDLRSNALSGALPESLPRSLQFVDFSDNKLTGVISPSIGSLPKLTKLMLGRNHLSGAIPGQLGSCNKLQLLDLSDNFLSGEMPGELGQLPALEISLNLSCNRLSGEIPQQFSSLRKLGCLDISHNELHGDLGVLAGLQNLISLNVSFNAFSGKLPDTPFFRNLPLADLEGNHGLLIADGRLSAQETSNRAAVSTLKLAMTFLIVVSAALLLTAAYVLARAGAAPRDDADDAWEITLYQKLDLSADDLLRGLTSANVVGTGSSGVVYKVCIPSGETLAVKKMWSPADDDSGAFRSEIAALSTIRHRNIVRLLGWGLNRSAKLMFYNYLPNGSLSSFLHRGRKEAAAWETRYEIAAGLAHAVAYLHHDCLPAILHGDVKAMNVLLGPNFEPYLADFGLARVLADGEPAHNSDTATCPRIAGSYGYMAPEHASMQRITEKSDVYSYGVVLLEVLTGRHPLDPSLPGGLDLVQWVRVHLQRKLDPVQLLDGRLLGRPEHQVQEMLQALSISVLCVSNRPDERPAMKDVVSLLEEVRRPANDEKKKEPVVACAAGDVELPGYSNCSSDYSS, from the exons ATGGAGTTTCCACCACTGCAATCTCAAAACCCCTCTTCTGCACTCCTCCCTCCCCCCCTCAATCCCAACATGGGATGGTTGCCTCCAAACTTATGTGCAATTCTCTTCCTCGTCTttacttctttcttcttcttcttcttcatcaattGCCTGGCCATTGATGAGCAAGGCCAAGCTCTGCTCTCGTGGAAGCTGACTCTGAGCAGCTCCAGTGATGTACTCAGCTCTTGGAATTCTTCGGACCCTAATCCATGCAAGTGGTTTGGTGTTGCCTGCAATTCCAGGCTTGAAGTCATCAGCTTAAAGATCGAGTTAGTCGATCTGAAAGGCCCATTGCCTTCCAATCTCCAATCTCTCAAGTCCTTGAAGATGATAATCCTCTCCGAAGCCAACTTCACCGGCCATATTCCAGTAGAGTTCGGGGAGTACCGTGAGCTCACCTTCCTTGACCTCAGCAAGAACCAAATCGCCGGTGAGATCCCGGCGGAAATTTGCAAGCTGACTAAGCTTCAGACCTTGGCTCTGCATTCCAACTTCCTACAAGGTGCCATTCCGGCCGATATTGGAAACCTCCCCAGCCTCACTCACTTGACGCTCTACGACAACTACATCAGCGGCGAGGTGCCAGCGAGCGTCGGTAAATTGGAGAGGCTGGAGGTTTTCCGTGCTGGCGGGAACCAGAATCTGAGAGGCTCGTTGCCTGCGGAGATTGGCAACTGCAGAAGCTTAGTGATGTTGGGCCTCGCGGAGACCGGTTTATCCGGGAGGCTTCCTTCCACCATTGGATTGCTCAAGAGGATTCAAACCATTGCTATCTATACTTCTCAGCTGTCAGGGCCAATCCCAGGAGAGATTGGCAACTGCACCGAGCTGACCAAACTTTATTTGTACCAGAATTCCCTGTCCGGCCCGATTCCGCCGGAGATCGGCCGGCTTCGGAACCTGCAGACTCTGCTCCTGTGGCAGAACAACTTGGTGGGGGCAATCCCGCCAGAGCTCGGCCAGTGCGAGCAACTGGTCCTCTTGGATTTGTCCTTGAATTCCCTTACCGGAAGTATTCCACGGAGCGTCGGTAACTTGAGGAACCTCCAACAGCTCCAATTAAGTACCAATCAGCTGGCCGGAGCTATCCCGTCGGAGATGTCCAACTGCACCGCGCTGACCGATATCGAGGTGGACAACAACGATCTTTCCGGCGAGATAGGAATTGATTTTACCAGACTGGTGAATCTTACTCTGTTCTACGCTTGGCAGAACAAGCTCACGGGAAGCATTCCAGCGAGCTTAGCTCAGTGCCGGAATTTGCAATCGATGGATCTTTCATACAATAACTTGACGGGGTCGATTCCAAAAGAACTGTTTGGGCTGCAGAATTTGACCAAATTGCTTCTCTTGTCGAATGAATTGACCGGGTTTGTGCAGCCGGAGATCGGCAATTGCACGAATCTTTTTCGGCTTCGGCTGAATGACAACCTCCTAGGAGGAGCCATTCCGGCGGAAATCAGCAAGCTCGAGAACCTTAATTTCCTCGACATGAGCAGAAACCGGCTCGTCGGCCCTATTCCAGCGGCAATCTCGGGGTGCCATAACCTTGAATTCCTCGACCTTCGTTCCAATGCCCTGAGCGGCGCCCTGCCGGAGTCACTGCCGAGGAGCCTGCAGTTCGTTGACTTCTCCGACAACAAGCTAACCGGAGTAATAAGCCCTAGCATTGGATCGCTGCCTAAGCTGACGAAGCTCATGCTGGGGAGAAATCATCTCTCCGGCGCGATCCCTGGACAGCTTGGGTCATGCAACAAGTTGCAACTTTTAGATCTCAGCGACAATTTCTTATCCGGTGAGATGCCAGGCGAGCTCGGCCAACTTCCCGCGCTGGAGATCTCGCTCAATCTCAGCTGCAACCGTCTCTCCGGCGAGATCCCGCAGCAATTTTCATCCCTCAGGAAACTCGGGTGCCTTGACATCTCGCACAACGAGCTCCACGGAGATCTCGGGGTCCTCGCTGGGTTACAAAATCTTATCTCCCTGAACGTCTCCTTCAACGCCTTCTCCGGCAAGTTGCCCGACACCCCCTTTTTCAGGAACCTCCCGCTCGCCGACCTCGAGGGCAACCATGGCCTGCTCATCGCCGACGGCCGGCTCTCTGCTCAAGAAACGTCGAACAGAGCAGCAGTATCCACGCTAAAGCTCGCCATGACGTTCTTGATCGTCGTCAGCGCGGCGCTCCTCCTAACagccgcttacgtcctcgcgcgCGCAGGCGCCGCGCCTCGCGACGACGCAGACGACGCCTGGGAAATCACGCTATACCAGAAGCTGGATCTCTCGGCCGACGACCTACTCCGGGGGCTCACATCAGCGAACGTGGTCGGCACCGGGAGTTCCGGGGTAGTTTACAAGGTCTGCATCCCGAGCGGCGAGACGCTGGCCGTCAAGAAGATGTGGTCACCGGCGGACGACGACTCCGGCGCGTTCCGCAGCGAAATCGCGGCGCTGAGCACGATACGCCACCGCAACATCGTGCGCCTCCTCGGCTGGGGCCTCAATCGGAGCGCCAAGCTAATGTTCTACAACTACTTACCCAACGGGAGCCTGAGCAGTTTCCTCCATCGGGGGAGGAAAGAGGCTGCGGCGTGGGAAACGCGGTACGAGATCGCGGCAGGGCTGGCCCACGCCGTCGCTTACCTGCACCACGACTGCTTGCCAGCCATCCTCCACGGGGACGTCAAGGCCATGAACGTCCTCCTCGGCCCGAACTTTGAACCGTATTTGGCGGACTTCGGCCTGGCTCGGGTCCTAGCCGACGGCGAGCCGGCTCATAATTCGGACACCGCGACATGTCCTCGTATCGCCGGTTCATACGGCTACATGGCTCCAG AGCACGCGTCGATGCAGCGGATAACGGAGAAGAGCGACGTGTATAGCTACGGAGTGGTTCTGCTGGAGGTGCTAACGGGGAGGCATCCACTAGACCCGTCGCTGCCCGGCGGGCTGGATTTGGTTCAGTGGGTGCGAGTCCATCTACAGAGGAAGCTGGACCCGGTTCAGCTCCTCGACGGCAGGCTGCTAGGCCGGCCGGAGCACCAGGTCCAAGAAATGCTGCAAGCCCTGTCTATCTCGGTTCTGTGCGTCAGCAACCGGCCGGATGAGCGGCCGGCGATGAAGGACGTGGTGTCGTTGTTGGAGGAGGTGAGGCGGCCGGCGAACGACGAGAAGAAGAAGGAGCCGGTGGTTGCTTGCGCTGCTGGGGATGTGGAGTTACCGGGGTATTCAAATTGCTCGTCGGATTACAGTAGCTGA
- the LOC122028593 gene encoding NDR1/HIN1-like protein 13 has protein sequence MLAHSSTSRAPPLYLTSHSPSSPFQPPKSATMFSGPSQPRKSQLLPPHRRTSPLIWCAAIICVVLTLLLILAGIVTLVVFLVIKPRSPSVDLTAASLNSIYLDSLAYLNGDVSFLVNFSNSNRRIDVAFQSLGLELYFRDRLIAVQALRPFAQRTGESRLEATRMITSNVLLPADLAAELQQQVKENSVVYNVRGRFKVRARLGAGQFSYWISTRCEVKLTAPPNGVLVARRCRKD, from the coding sequence ATGCTCGCTCACAGTTCCACGAGTCGAGCGCCACCGCTTTATCTCACCTCCCACTCACCCTCCTCCCCCTTCCAACCTCCCAAATCTGCCACCATGTTCTCGGGGCCGTCGCAGCCCAGGAAGTCTCAGCTCCTCCCGCCCCACCGTCGAACCAGTCCCCTCATCTGGTGCGCCGCCATCATCTGCGTCGTCCTCACTCTCCTCCTCATCCTCGCAGGAATCGTCACACTCGTGGTCTTCCTCGTCATCAAGCCGCGTAGCCCTTCCGTCGACCTTACCGCCGCCAGCCTCAACAGCATCTACCTCGATTCGCTGGCGTACCTCAACGGCGACGTCTCCTTCCTCGTCAACTTCTCCAACTCCAACCGCAGGATCGACGTGGCGTTCCAGTCGCTGGGATTGGAGCTCTACTTCCGCGACAGGCTCATCGCGGTGCAGGCGCTTCGGCCGTTCGCTCAGCGGACGGGGGAGTCGCGACTGGAGGCTACGCGCATGATCACCAGCAACGTGCTGCTGCCGGCGGATCTGGCGGCGGAGCTCCAGCAGCAGGTGAAAGAGAACAGCGTGGTGTACAATGTGAGGGGAAGGTTCAAGGTAAGGGCTCGGCTCGGCGCCGGCCAGTTCTCCTACTGGATCTCCACTCGCTGTGAGGTCAAGCTCACGGCCCCACCCAACGGAGTGCTCGTAGCCCGGCGATGCAGGAAGGATTAA